The window TCCCGGATCGACCGCCAGATCCGCGAGGCGCAGGAGCGGGGCGAGTTCGACAACCTCCCCGGTGCCGGCAAGCCCCTCCCCGATCGCGGCACCCCCTACGACGAGGACTGGTGGATCAAGGCCTGGATCCGGCGGGAGAACCTCACCGGGCTGGCGCCGACCTCGCTGCGGCTGCGCAAGGAAGCCGAAGACCTGGTACGCACCCTGACCGGAAAACCGTCGGAACAGGCGGTACGGGACAGCGTCGCGGATCTCAACGAGCGGATCCGGCGGGCCCGGCAGGGACTGGTCGACGGACCACCCGTACTGCTCGACACCTTCGATCCGGACGAGGTGGTCGAGATCTGGCGGGAGCAGCGGACCCGTCCCGGCGACTCTGCCAGCAAAAATGGTGCAGTTGGCGCCTGACGTCGCAATCCCCTCTTCCGGAACGGCCTTCCCGCCGTTGGCCGCGTACCGTTTCCGCGGTGCGACGCCGTCCCCACGGGCTGATCCCGGTGCTCCTGCTGGCCCTCGCGGTCGGCGGCTGCGGCACTCCGGCACCCCGGCCCGGCGCGGGCGCGGGCGCGGGTTCCGGCTCGGGCGCGACGTCGCCGTCCGGGACGGCGAGCACCGGCACCCCGGCACCACCCGCTTTCAGCTCCGAGATCACCACGGTGACCGCCACCGAACTCGGGGCGAGCTGGCGACCCGGCTGCCCGGTCGGTCCGGCCGATCTCAGAACGCTGAAGCTGAGCTACTGGGGCTTCGACGGCCAGTCCCACCTCGGCACGATCGTCGTGCACCGTACGGTGGCCGACGAGGTTGTCGGCGTGTTCGCCACCCTGTACCGCGAACGGTTCCCGATCCGTCGACTCACCCCGGTCAGCGACTACGGCGGCAGCGACGACCGGTCGATGGCCGACGACAACAGCTCCGGGTTCAACTGCCGGGAGGCGGTGGCCGACGGGCCGACGAAGTGGTCCGCGCACGCGTACGGGCAGGCGATCGACATCAACCCGGTGGAGAACCCGTACCTGGTCGACGGCGACGTGCTGCCGCCCGCGGGCGCCCCGTACGCCGACCGTACGACGGTCGAGGGCGACGGCCTGGCGGTGCCCGGCGGGACGCTGGTGAAGGCGTTCGCCGGGGCCGGGTGGCAGTGGGGCGGCGAGTGGTCGACCGCGCCGGACTACCAGCACTTCAGCCGGACCGGCGACTGAGCCGGGTCCGGCCGCTCAGCGGGAACGGTCGGCACCCGCCTCGGCCAGCGGCGGAGCGAGCCGCCAGCCGCCAGCCACCAGGTCGGCGCAGGCGGACCGGGCCGTGGCGAGACGCACCTCGGGCGGCCCCGTCAGTTCGCGTACGGGCACCCCGGTGTCGCGCAGCACCTCCCGGAACCGCCCGGTCATCCAGGCGCGCAGGTGCTCCCCGTCACGCAGGCCGTCGTCCTCGAACGGCACACCCTCGTGGTCGGTGAGCAGGTAGAGGTCGGGGCGCCGGGCGGCGGCGAGCGTCGCCACGGACGGGGAGCCCAGGTAGCGCTCCTCCCAGACCGCGGTGGCAGCCGCGTCGGTGTCACACACCAGGATCGGTCCGCCGGACCGGGCCGCGTCGTCCTCGGCCCGATTCTGGGTCTCGGCCACCTCGACGAAGTCCTCCCGCGACCAGGTCACGTCGAACACGCTCGCCCCCGGATCGGTACGCCGCAACGCGGTGAGCTTGCGCTGGGTCAGCTCACGGCCGAACTCCGGGACCCAGCGGGTCTGCGTCCAGACGCCGCCGTCACCGCGCAACGCCTCGGCCAGGGCACGGGCCATCGTCGTGGTGCCCGTGGACTCCGCACCGACGACCACCACCCGCCGGGTGAACCAGGCCCGCACCGGCGGGGCCAGGTGCCGCCACTGCGACACCGGGTCCGCCCGCACCTTGGTCCCGGACACCCCGATGGTGCTCCGTGCCTGGTCAACGCAGACGTGGGTGGCGGAGAACCGCCTGGCCAGCTCGTCGCCGTACCGCTCGGAGCTGAACACGGCGTCCACCGGACCGTCGAGCGCGGCCCGGAAGACCTGACAGTGCGCGTCCCAGGCCACCGGGTCGGCGTAGTCGACCGGGTGATCGT of the Micromonospora sp. NBC_01796 genome contains:
- a CDS encoding J-domain-containing protein, whose amino-acid sequence is MSSWYESRIDRQIREAQERGEFDNLPGAGKPLPDRGTPYDEDWWIKAWIRRENLTGLAPTSLRLRKEAEDLVRTLTGKPSEQAVRDSVADLNERIRRARQGLVDGPPVLLDTFDPDEVVEIWREQRTRPGDSASKNGAVGA
- a CDS encoding AAA family ATPase, which translates into the protein MSAPAPRPDRPAAESRFGHGLVVGKFYPPHAGHHHLIATAAAACDRVTVVVAPSSVESIPLELRLDWLREVHASTPWVWFVGVVDDHPVDYADPVAWDAHCQVFRAALDGPVDAVFSSERYGDELARRFSATHVCVDQARSTIGVSGTKVRADPVSQWRHLAPPVRAWFTRRVVVVGAESTGTTTMARALAEALRGDGGVWTQTRWVPEFGRELTQRKLTALRRTDPGASVFDVTWSREDFVEVAETQNRAEDDAARSGGPILVCDTDAAATAVWEERYLGSPSVATLAAARRPDLYLLTDHEGVPFEDDGLRDGEHLRAWMTGRFREVLRDTGVPVRELTGPPEVRLATARSACADLVAGGWRLAPPLAEAGADRSR
- a CDS encoding M15 family metallopeptidase is translated as MRRRPHGLIPVLLLALAVGGCGTPAPRPGAGAGAGSGSGATSPSGTASTGTPAPPAFSSEITTVTATELGASWRPGCPVGPADLRTLKLSYWGFDGQSHLGTIVVHRTVADEVVGVFATLYRERFPIRRLTPVSDYGGSDDRSMADDNSSGFNCREAVADGPTKWSAHAYGQAIDINPVENPYLVDGDVLPPAGAPYADRTTVEGDGLAVPGGTLVKAFAGAGWQWGGEWSTAPDYQHFSRTGD